Proteins encoded within one genomic window of Acidobacteriota bacterium:
- a CDS encoding MogA/MoaB family molybdenum cofactor biosynthesis protein: MSEVQKHAHVSSVQRIAACAVITVSDTRTEETDKSGRTMREKLAAAGHTIVHYQIIHDEPSDIRALLGHLATNPQFSVILLNGGTGISRRDTTFDVVDAMLEKRLPGFGEIFRMLSYEDIGPAAFLSRATAGIINGKILFSLPGSTGAVTLGMEKLILPELSHLLNELEK; the protein is encoded by the coding sequence ATGAGTGAAGTTCAAAAACACGCCCACGTCTCGTCCGTGCAACGCATCGCTGCCTGTGCTGTCATTACCGTCAGTGATACCCGAACCGAAGAAACCGATAAAAGTGGCCGCACCATGCGCGAAAAGCTCGCGGCTGCCGGCCATACCATTGTGCACTATCAAATTATCCACGATGAACCAAGCGACATCCGCGCCCTGCTTGGTCATTTAGCCACCAACCCTCAATTTTCGGTCATTTTGCTGAATGGAGGGACTGGTATTTCACGCCGCGACACCACCTTTGATGTCGTGGATGCCATGCTGGAAAAACGTTTGCCTGGATTTGGCGAAATTTTCCGGATGCTCAGCTATGAAGACATTGGACCGGCAGCATTTCTGTCACGGGCCACGGCGGGCATCATTAATGGCAAAATCTTGTTTTCCCTTCCCGGCTCAACCGGAGCGGTCACGCTTGGAATGGAAAAATTGATTCTCCCAGAGTTAAGCCATCTCTTGAACGAGTTAGAGAAATAA
- a CDS encoding fused MFS/spermidine synthase, whose product MKPSSKSLLVLFFLSGATSLAYETVFVKLLGYVFGNTTYAVSTILAAFMGGLAVGSYVFGKYVERGRNGLKLYAYLELGVGLYCAFVPLIFRGLEPIYIRLYQNYHFSFGQLTAVRFLLSLVLVLPPTILMGGTLPAMTKYIVHHAGHIGRRVSLLYAVNTFGAAFGVFSVTFFILGALGIYGTLGLAVVGNLIIFGIALWLLRGTPQVEPVTGPLPASQEETQPSWPVKKLEHGFDALASGLGFRPTKSEPLPAIASSTLHRWLYFVAFLSGVISFAYEVAWTHVLAQTVGTSAYAFGTMLTTMLLGIALGSHFVKQVIDEHKSAECRLVLSQFALGVAVFALLPLWDDIPRLFQLTEFFRPSFTLTETIRFIGCFTVMFLPALLIGMSFPLVMKVQARKLPGLAEQIGIVYFFNTIGCIFGSTVTGFLLLPYLGAERLMRVSAAANLGLAVLIAVVFLNQHKQFLNRFVALTVAAGVLGFTIIPKWDLNHLNVGAHVLSSYTYANPLNQKILFYHEDVLGGVTSVVQSDTTRTLLANAKFQGNDTHEVPAQKQFAIVPLLFTRNYNQSLVIGLGTGTTASVIGAFPFSEIDIAEISPGIVTAAHDYFGHLNRNILDDPRVRLHVTDGRNYVLLTPKQYDLISIELTNIWFAGAANLYSQNFYELCRKRLRSGGVFQQWVQIHHMDPVDLISIVKTMHSVFPHMAFFVGGGQGILLGSDQPLEVNFKTLESLNERPQIHQCLDNANIVGNDMLSVLSGLYLYDQSVVEFINSEPMAEISTDWYPFLEYTTPRGNQLPYSRLANLKLLESYWYRKLPRLTDATEADMLYLQGLVETGRGNHAQAVRWLEQALAKGNQNPRCAELLKKEQEEVAK is encoded by the coding sequence ATGAAACCTTCCTCAAAAAGCCTGCTGGTGTTGTTCTTTCTTTCGGGTGCCACCTCACTCGCCTACGAAACGGTTTTTGTCAAACTCCTTGGCTATGTCTTTGGAAATACAACCTATGCCGTCAGCACGATTCTCGCGGCTTTTATGGGCGGATTGGCCGTTGGGAGCTATGTTTTTGGAAAATATGTCGAACGCGGAAGGAATGGGCTGAAACTGTATGCCTACCTCGAACTTGGGGTTGGCCTGTACTGCGCCTTTGTGCCGTTGATCTTTCGCGGGCTAGAGCCGATCTATATCCGGCTCTATCAAAACTACCACTTCTCGTTTGGACAACTGACTGCGGTTCGATTTCTGCTCTCGCTGGTTCTGGTCCTGCCGCCGACTATTCTCATGGGAGGCACGCTCCCAGCAATGACCAAATATATTGTCCATCACGCCGGGCACATTGGGCGGCGGGTCAGCCTGCTTTATGCCGTCAACACCTTTGGCGCTGCGTTTGGAGTGTTTAGCGTCACGTTTTTCATCTTGGGGGCGCTTGGCATTTATGGAACGCTGGGTCTGGCGGTCGTGGGAAATTTGATTATTTTTGGCATTGCCTTATGGTTATTGCGGGGAACTCCCCAGGTTGAACCGGTGACTGGGCCACTTCCAGCATCGCAGGAGGAAACCCAACCTTCGTGGCCGGTCAAAAAGCTAGAGCATGGGTTTGATGCCCTGGCTTCAGGGCTCGGATTTCGTCCAACCAAATCAGAACCACTTCCGGCAATTGCCAGTTCGACGCTCCATCGCTGGTTGTATTTTGTCGCCTTTCTTTCAGGTGTGATTTCATTTGCCTATGAAGTCGCCTGGACGCATGTCCTGGCTCAAACCGTTGGTACCAGCGCCTATGCCTTTGGAACCATGCTTACCACAATGCTGCTGGGCATTGCACTGGGAAGCCACTTTGTCAAACAGGTGATTGACGAACACAAAAGTGCTGAATGTCGGCTGGTGTTATCGCAATTTGCGCTGGGTGTGGCCGTATTTGCCCTGCTGCCACTGTGGGATGATATTCCAAGACTTTTTCAATTGACCGAGTTTTTCAGACCCAGCTTTACCTTAACCGAAACCATCCGTTTTATTGGGTGTTTCACGGTTATGTTTTTGCCAGCCCTGCTGATTGGAATGAGCTTTCCGCTGGTGATGAAGGTTCAGGCGCGCAAACTGCCAGGGTTAGCGGAACAAATTGGCATCGTCTATTTTTTCAACACTATCGGATGTATTTTTGGTTCCACGGTGACCGGTTTTTTGCTCCTTCCCTACCTGGGAGCTGAGCGGCTCATGCGAGTCTCCGCAGCAGCAAATCTGGGCCTGGCGGTTCTGATTGCAGTTGTCTTCCTGAATCAACACAAACAATTTCTTAACCGTTTTGTGGCGTTGACGGTGGCTGCCGGTGTGCTGGGGTTTACCATCATTCCGAAATGGGATTTGAATCACCTCAACGTCGGCGCCCACGTCCTGAGCAGCTACACGTATGCCAACCCATTGAATCAGAAGATTTTATTTTATCACGAGGACGTACTTGGCGGCGTCACCAGTGTGGTTCAAAGCGACACCACGCGCACACTGCTGGCCAACGCCAAATTCCAGGGCAATGACACGCACGAAGTTCCCGCCCAAAAGCAATTTGCTATTGTGCCGCTTTTGTTTACCCGTAACTATAACCAGTCACTGGTAATCGGGCTTGGAACTGGCACCACGGCCAGTGTCATCGGAGCATTTCCCTTTTCAGAAATTGATATTGCTGAAATTTCGCCGGGCATTGTCACCGCCGCCCACGACTATTTTGGGCACCTGAACCGCAACATCCTGGATGATCCACGGGTCAGGCTCCACGTCACCGATGGGCGCAACTACGTTTTGTTGACCCCGAAGCAATATGATCTGATCAGTATTGAACTCACCAATATCTGGTTTGCGGGTGCCGCGAATCTGTACAGCCAGAATTTTTATGAGCTTTGTCGCAAGCGGCTTCGGTCTGGAGGTGTGTTTCAGCAATGGGTTCAAATTCACCACATGGACCCGGTGGATTTGATCAGTATCGTCAAAACCATGCATTCGGTATTTCCGCACATGGCCTTTTTTGTCGGAGGCGGTCAGGGAATTCTGCTTGGTTCAGACCAACCGCTGGAAGTCAATTTCAAAACCCTTGAATCGCTCAATGAGCGCCCACAGATCCATCAATGTCTGGACAATGCCAATATTGTTGGAAATGACATGCTTTCGGTCTTGAGCGGCCTGTATCTCTATGACCAGAGTGTCGTTGAGTTTATCAACAGTGAACCGATGGCTGAAATCAGCACTGACTGGTACCCGTTTCTTGAGTACACCACGCCACGTGGAAATCAGCTCCCCTATTCACGCCTGGCCAATCTGAAATTGCTGGAAAGTTACTGGTACCGAAAACTCCCACGCCTGACAGATGCAACCGAAGCCGATATGCTTTATTTGCAAGGGTTAGTCGAAACCGGACGTGGCAACCATGCCCAGGCAGTCAGGTGGCTGGAACAGGCGTTAGCCAAAGGAAATCAAAATCCAAGGTGTGCTGAATTGCTAAAAAAGGAACAGGAAGAAGTGGCAAAGTAG
- a CDS encoding DUF4912 domain-containing protein codes for MADKPVIPDATESGEPGKSQATPVDSQSVEREAGAETAQVASGQDVPTLAESAADSETQDPVSKTAVDAPEFDISPLESLIFSMRTSSPMHVTMDLPEAKEDLIELEHPLGHPEAPIHLSSLGAEEEPFIDPGLPIPEAYDADMISALVQDPFRIYIYWEIRPETLRSINKLFTPEEVKTFQPVLRVTDKTNEEETYYPVKIPSSDWLSVSPGRTYIVEFGVYSPNFGFVPLMAAPEVTTPRGTVAPPSTEPDFQISTARFKKLLRASGFSAHAGALPHETLADWLPPHVTDAFIQAGAGEPLQEIHLEAIPETVRDILAELIAHGEGEMAANSLLHYLPSVLRDAYIAYLAGRGMPTGIRNVEHLRDLVGPVDLEGDGVADSEEWTEYEYSEWEEIEDEDFFAPGLLRFGIGSSAGSELGSLHGRRRRRLPRRVPRRRPVLKQVERPAPWLPSMDRPASSGGRALLLPMDLDVPPLPDEI; via the coding sequence ATGGCTGATAAGCCAGTTATTCCTGATGCGACTGAGTCTGGTGAACCTGGGAAATCACAGGCCACGCCAGTCGATTCTCAATCTGTAGAGCGTGAAGCCGGTGCGGAAACGGCTCAGGTTGCGTCAGGTCAGGACGTCCCCACACTGGCCGAATCCGCTGCGGATTCCGAGACTCAGGACCCAGTTTCAAAAACAGCAGTTGACGCCCCCGAGTTTGATATCTCGCCGCTGGAATCGTTGATCTTTTCCATGCGGACGTCCTCGCCAATGCACGTCACCATGGATCTTCCAGAAGCCAAAGAAGATTTGATCGAACTGGAACATCCATTGGGGCATCCAGAAGCGCCAATCCACTTAAGCAGCCTTGGGGCTGAAGAAGAACCCTTTATTGATCCCGGATTGCCCATTCCCGAAGCCTATGACGCCGATATGATTTCGGCCCTGGTTCAGGATCCGTTCCGAATCTACATCTACTGGGAAATTCGTCCGGAAACGCTTCGCTCAATCAATAAATTGTTCACGCCCGAAGAGGTGAAAACCTTCCAGCCGGTGTTGCGTGTTACCGACAAGACCAACGAAGAAGAAACCTATTACCCAGTCAAAATTCCAAGCAGCGACTGGTTGAGTGTTTCCCCTGGTCGAACCTACATTGTCGAATTCGGTGTCTATTCACCCAATTTTGGTTTTGTGCCATTGATGGCTGCCCCTGAAGTGACCACCCCGCGTGGAACGGTGGCGCCGCCGTCAACGGAACCTGATTTCCAAATCAGCACAGCGCGCTTCAAAAAATTGCTTCGGGCTTCAGGGTTTAGTGCCCATGCCGGAGCGTTGCCTCACGAAACGCTGGCTGACTGGCTGCCACCGCATGTGACCGATGCCTTTATCCAGGCTGGTGCCGGCGAGCCATTGCAGGAAATTCATCTGGAGGCGATTCCAGAAACAGTGCGTGATATCCTGGCGGAACTCATTGCCCACGGGGAAGGTGAGATGGCAGCCAATTCGTTGCTGCATTACCTGCCTTCCGTCCTGCGCGATGCCTACATTGCGTATCTGGCTGGCCGTGGAATGCCAACGGGGATCCGCAACGTGGAACACCTTCGTGACCTGGTCGGACCGGTTGATCTGGAAGGTGACGGTGTGGCTGACAGTGAAGAATGGACCGAATACGAGTACAGTGAGTGGGAAGAAATCGAAGACGAAGACTTCTTTGCTCCAGGGCTCTTGCGATTTGGAATTGGGAGTTCGGCTGGAAGCGAACTTGGAAGCCTCCATGGCCGCCGTCGCCGCCGCCTTCCACGCCGAGTCCCACGCCGTCGTCCGGTCCTCAAACAGGTTGAGCGGCCAGCACCCTGGTTGCCAAGTATGGATCGTCCAGCCAGCAGTGGCGGTCGAGCCCTGCTGTTGCCGATGGATTTAGATGTCCCCCCGTTGCCAGATGAGATCTAA
- a CDS encoding VWA domain-containing protein, whose translation MPKRRVVFKLLIGLLVAFTVLYCKFETSLSPIAHGSTTPGPQAPSPSDGQEDGDAPLVVASVVNVTLPVTVLNEDGNFVRGLKQNDFQVFENRQQQRVVSFQKHDGLTLNLTLAMDISTSVRNRLAFEKEAIKEFLERLLDNKRDRASLVTFNEKVDFRQQFTSDFDRISSIVDRVFQAQGQTAVYDAVHKICTEQMKAATSKRRVILFITDGADTASQKTLDQAIRIAQQTEVVIFAISTKGGGVFRVEGNPYHNLDDKDLKRLCKETGGDVFFPSDMGQLKAAFRLAEQSLRNQYYLVYEPENSTPNGFRQIEVQIAGRKNFKVLTRSGYLATPQ comes from the coding sequence ATGCCCAAAAGACGAGTTGTATTCAAGCTTTTGATTGGTTTATTGGTCGCCTTCACCGTTCTCTATTGCAAATTTGAGACTTCTCTCAGCCCAATTGCCCATGGGTCAACCACCCCTGGGCCGCAAGCGCCCTCACCTTCTGACGGACAAGAGGATGGTGATGCCCCGCTTGTGGTGGCTTCAGTTGTCAACGTGACCTTGCCAGTGACCGTGCTGAACGAAGACGGCAACTTTGTACGTGGGTTGAAACAAAATGATTTTCAGGTCTTTGAAAATCGTCAGCAACAGCGCGTTGTGAGTTTTCAAAAGCATGACGGGTTGACATTGAACCTCACGCTTGCCATGGATATCAGCACCAGTGTGCGGAACCGGCTGGCATTTGAAAAAGAAGCGATCAAAGAATTTTTAGAGCGGTTGCTTGATAACAAGCGCGACCGGGCATCGCTGGTCACATTTAATGAAAAAGTTGATTTTCGTCAGCAGTTTACCAGTGATTTTGACCGGATTTCATCCATTGTGGATCGGGTCTTTCAGGCCCAAGGTCAAACTGCCGTCTATGATGCCGTTCACAAAATTTGCACTGAACAGATGAAAGCGGCTACCAGCAAACGGCGCGTGATTTTGTTTATTACCGACGGCGCCGACACAGCCAGCCAAAAGACCCTGGATCAGGCGATTCGAATTGCTCAACAAACCGAGGTCGTTATTTTTGCCATTAGCACCAAGGGTGGTGGGGTGTTTCGGGTGGAAGGAAATCCATATCACAACCTTGATGATAAAGACCTGAAACGGCTGTGCAAAGAAACTGGTGGCGATGTATTTTTTCCAAGCGATATGGGACAGCTCAAAGCTGCTTTTCGGTTGGCGGAACAAAGCCTTCGAAATCAATATTATCTGGTGTATGAACCGGAAAACAGCACTCCGAATGGATTCCGCCAGATTGAAGTTCAGATTGCGGGACGGAAAAATTTTAAAGTGCTCACCCGGTCAGGCTACCTTGCCACACCCCAGTGA
- the rsmI gene encoding 16S rRNA (cytidine(1402)-2'-O)-methyltransferase, with amino-acid sequence MSGTLYLIPTPIGNLEDITLRAVRILREVDLIACEDTRHTRKLLSHFDIHTPTLSYHEHNERDRVNRLLSDLQSGKSVAIVSDAGMPGISDPGAVIVQAAVEAGCPVTALPGACAVPTALAASGLNTEQFLFAGFLPVKQGARRQALEGLRDLSATLVFYEAPHRLLAFLEDALLVLGNRPAVVARELSKQFEEYVRLPLKEQIAHFMHQEPRGEMVILIAGKSQDVQTEPLSPRLTLREDMERLIAGGISPNAAMKQLSQKYGVAKRELYRQWQEEKDQADEVTR; translated from the coding sequence ATGTCTGGCACTTTATATTTAATTCCCACCCCGATTGGTAACCTCGAAGACATCACCCTGCGCGCCGTGCGAATTCTCCGTGAAGTTGACCTGATTGCCTGCGAAGATACCCGTCATACCCGCAAACTCCTCTCCCACTTTGATATTCACACACCAACATTGAGCTATCACGAACATAATGAACGTGATCGGGTGAACCGGTTGCTGAGTGACCTCCAGAGCGGGAAATCAGTGGCGATTGTGAGTGATGCTGGAATGCCCGGAATTTCAGATCCTGGCGCTGTGATTGTTCAGGCCGCTGTTGAAGCTGGATGTCCAGTCACCGCCTTGCCCGGTGCCTGTGCCGTTCCAACGGCGTTGGCGGCTTCGGGTCTGAACACCGAGCAGTTTTTGTTTGCTGGTTTTCTTCCTGTCAAACAAGGTGCCCGTCGGCAGGCACTGGAAGGGCTGCGCGATCTGTCGGCAACTTTGGTTTTTTATGAAGCCCCGCACCGCCTTCTCGCCTTTCTTGAAGACGCTTTGCTGGTACTCGGGAATCGCCCGGCAGTGGTTGCCCGCGAGCTTTCAAAACAGTTTGAAGAATATGTGCGGCTGCCCTTAAAAGAGCAAATTGCCCATTTTATGCATCAAGAACCACGGGGCGAGATGGTAATTCTGATTGCTGGAAAGAGTCAGGACGTTCAAACTGAGCCACTTTCGCCGCGCCTGACTTTGCGAGAAGATATGGAACGGCTAATCGCTGGTGGGATAAGTCCCAATGCGGCAATGAAACAACTGTCACAGAAATATGGTGTTGCCAAACGCGAACTGTATCGTCAGTGGCAGGAAGAAAAAGACCAGGCCGATGAAGTGACAAGGTGA
- the asnB gene encoding asparagine synthase (glutamine-hydrolyzing): MCGICGVFEFGRAHGEVSETLLTAMSDVIVHRGPDSGGTYISPDRRLGLGFRRLAIVDLSSAGNQPMTNEDGSVWLVFNGEIYNHRVWRQQMLEKGHVYRSEADTETILHLYEDRGREFVHCLHGMFGIALWDSVKEELTLVRDRIGVKPVYYTVADGRLIFGSEIKAILEHPAVVRDVDETALYHYLTFFTTPAPQTLFKGIRKLPPGHMLICDRKGNIRIERYWDAIVETPKEALTEAEIIPRLRDLLTQSIEKRMMSDVPFGVFLSGGVDSSANVALMSACSTEPVRTFTIGFKGIETYNELEYARQIARHFGTDHHEILIGPDEVLSFLPDLIFHQDEPIADPVCVPLYYVSKLVRDSGTIVVQVGEGSDEIFCGYPNYVDFLKIHERGWSHLERLPRGVRSGLAAAAAPFSQFAAETFMPRGKKLIPDLVRRLGANEELFWGGTVVYDEVSKSRLLSKELRDRLGRISSHDVVSGLVDHFDSKKPDGDFLERMIYLELNLRLAELLLMRVDKITMATSVEARVPFLDHEFVEFAMTIPRHLKYKNGQTKYILKKALEGILPDNIIYRKKQGFGLPIKEWFMDGFGQELDQRILNSRLRKRNYFNYGEIEQMLAAHKAGKIDYSFNLWGLLNLSLWYERWIEPA; encoded by the coding sequence ATGTGTGGAATTTGCGGCGTTTTTGAATTTGGTCGGGCTCATGGTGAAGTTTCCGAGACATTGTTAACTGCGATGAGCGATGTGATTGTGCATCGTGGGCCGGACAGTGGTGGAACCTATATCAGCCCGGATCGGCGGCTGGGTCTGGGATTTCGTCGGCTGGCGATTGTGGATCTCTCATCGGCGGGAAATCAGCCCATGACAAATGAAGACGGTTCGGTGTGGCTTGTTTTCAACGGTGAAATCTACAACCACCGGGTCTGGCGACAGCAAATGCTCGAAAAGGGGCATGTGTATCGCTCTGAAGCCGACACGGAAACCATTCTGCACCTCTATGAAGACCGTGGCCGCGAGTTTGTGCATTGCCTGCATGGCATGTTTGGAATTGCACTCTGGGATAGCGTCAAGGAGGAACTTACACTGGTTCGGGACCGGATCGGTGTCAAGCCGGTCTACTACACGGTTGCCGATGGTCGGTTGATCTTTGGTTCGGAAATCAAAGCCATTCTTGAGCATCCGGCGGTTGTTCGTGATGTGGACGAAACCGCGCTCTATCACTACCTGACATTTTTCACCACACCCGCGCCACAAACCTTGTTCAAAGGTATTCGCAAGCTCCCGCCAGGGCATATGCTCATTTGTGATCGAAAGGGAAATATCCGAATTGAGCGCTATTGGGATGCGATTGTTGAAACGCCGAAAGAAGCACTCACCGAAGCCGAAATCATTCCTCGTCTGCGTGACCTGCTCACCCAATCAATTGAAAAGCGAATGATGTCAGATGTCCCCTTTGGTGTTTTTTTAAGCGGCGGTGTTGATTCAAGCGCCAACGTTGCCTTGATGTCAGCCTGCTCCACTGAGCCAGTACGCACATTTACGATTGGTTTTAAAGGGATTGAGACCTACAACGAGCTTGAGTACGCCCGCCAGATTGCCCGCCACTTTGGGACTGACCACCACGAAATTCTGATTGGTCCAGACGAAGTGCTGTCATTTCTTCCAGATCTGATTTTCCACCAGGATGAGCCGATTGCTGATCCGGTCTGTGTGCCACTGTATTATGTCTCGAAGCTGGTGCGTGACAGCGGCACGATTGTGGTTCAGGTTGGGGAAGGCTCAGACGAAATTTTTTGTGGCTATCCCAATTATGTTGATTTTCTCAAGATCCACGAGCGGGGATGGTCGCACCTGGAGCGATTACCGCGTGGTGTCAGGTCAGGTCTGGCGGCAGCGGCGGCGCCCTTTAGCCAGTTTGCGGCTGAAACCTTTATGCCACGAGGGAAAAAATTGATTCCGGATCTGGTCCGACGCTTAGGGGCCAATGAAGAACTGTTTTGGGGCGGTACGGTGGTGTATGACGAAGTCAGTAAGTCACGCTTGCTTTCCAAAGAATTACGTGACCGGTTAGGGCGTATTTCTTCCCACGATGTCGTGAGCGGGTTGGTTGATCATTTTGACTCAAAAAAACCGGATGGCGATTTTCTAGAGCGCATGATCTACCTTGAACTCAATCTGCGACTGGCCGAGCTGCTTTTGATGCGGGTTGACAAGATTACCATGGCAACATCAGTTGAAGCCCGAGTGCCATTTCTGGACCACGAGTTTGTCGAATTTGCTATGACGATTCCTCGTCACCTGAAATACAAAAACGGGCAAACGAAATACATTCTGAAAAAAGCACTTGAAGGAATTCTGCCGGACAACATTATCTATCGAAAGAAACAGGGTTTTGGTCTTCCCATCAAAGAATGGTTTATGGACGGGTTTGGCCAGGAACTTGATCAACGAATTCTGAACTCCCGACTGCGAAAGCGAAACTATTTCAATTATGGTGAGATCGAACAGATGCTGGCCGCGCATAAAGCCGGCAAAATTGACTATAGTTTCAACTTGTGGGGATTGCTCAATTTGAGTCTGTGGTATGAGCGCTGGATTGAACCGGCGTAA
- a CDS encoding DUF1957 domain-containing protein — MVTGFLALILHAHLPFVRHPEHPEYLEEDWLYEAISETYVPLVFSFSRLHKAGVKFRVTMTMTPPLCEMLADALLQERYSKHLAKLIELTTKEVERTAGTKFENAARAHHEHFSGVQDLYENLYQRDLIRAFRELQDAGVLEIITCGATHGFLPLMYRREARRAQIQVAVRNYEKHFGRRPLGIWLPECAYQPGIDELLAEAEIKYFLVDSHSIMFGTPRPMRGIFAPVITPSGVAAFARDVDTSEQVWSSVIGYPGHPNYREFYKDLGYEAEEEYIKPYLHLDGVRRNVGIKYYRVTGKVDLHEKQPYEPAWATEVAAEHAGHFLASRQVQMHNLRPLIGRAPLVVSPYDAELYGHWWYEGPQFLDFLIRKIHYDQDEVHLITPADYLEMFPENQPQTPSASSWGAEGYNRVWLNRATQWMYRHQHIAENRMVDLLNRFPQAEGLQLRALNQAARELLLAQSSDWAFIITNQTMVAYAVKRFRDHIHRFTKLYEFLTTDTIEEEWLAEVESRDNIFPEIDYRVYQ, encoded by the coding sequence ATGGTTACGGGATTTCTTGCCCTGATTTTGCACGCCCATTTGCCATTTGTCCGCCATCCAGAACATCCAGAATATTTAGAAGAAGACTGGCTTTATGAGGCGATCAGTGAAACCTATGTGCCGTTGGTGTTTAGTTTTAGCCGATTGCACAAAGCGGGTGTTAAATTTCGTGTGACCATGACCATGACACCGCCGCTCTGTGAAATGCTGGCGGATGCGTTGTTACAGGAACGCTATTCAAAACATCTGGCAAAACTGATCGAATTGACGACCAAAGAAGTCGAGCGTACCGCAGGCACTAAATTTGAGAATGCTGCCCGGGCACATCATGAACATTTCAGCGGTGTTCAGGACCTGTATGAAAATCTGTATCAGCGGGATTTGATTCGTGCTTTTCGCGAACTGCAGGATGCTGGGGTGCTTGAAATCATCACCTGCGGCGCCACGCACGGGTTTTTGCCGTTGATGTATCGCCGCGAAGCCCGACGGGCCCAAATCCAGGTGGCCGTGCGCAACTATGAAAAGCATTTCGGACGCCGCCCGCTTGGAATCTGGCTGCCGGAATGTGCCTATCAGCCCGGAATTGATGAACTTCTGGCCGAAGCTGAAATCAAGTATTTCCTGGTTGATTCACATAGCATTATGTTTGGGACGCCGCGTCCGATGCGGGGCATTTTTGCGCCGGTGATTACGCCTTCTGGAGTGGCGGCCTTTGCCCGCGATGTGGACACCAGCGAGCAGGTGTGGAGTTCCGTCATTGGTTATCCCGGCCATCCCAATTACCGCGAGTTCTATAAAGATCTGGGATATGAAGCCGAAGAGGAGTACATCAAACCGTATCTGCATCTGGATGGTGTGCGCCGAAACGTCGGGATTAAATATTATCGGGTCACCGGTAAGGTTGATTTACACGAAAAGCAGCCCTATGAACCGGCCTGGGCGACCGAAGTTGCCGCTGAACACGCTGGTCACTTTCTGGCCTCCCGTCAGGTTCAAATGCACAATTTGCGGCCTTTGATTGGCCGGGCGCCGCTGGTTGTCTCGCCCTATGACGCTGAGTTGTACGGGCACTGGTGGTATGAAGGCCCGCAATTCCTGGATTTTCTGATTCGTAAAATCCACTATGACCAGGATGAAGTGCATTTGATCACGCCAGCGGATTATTTGGAGATGTTTCCGGAAAATCAGCCCCAGACGCCGTCGGCTTCTTCCTGGGGAGCGGAAGGCTATAATCGTGTCTGGCTTAATCGTGCGACTCAGTGGATGTATCGCCATCAGCATATTGCCGAAAATCGAATGGTTGATCTGCTCAACCGGTTTCCACAAGCTGAAGGACTTCAGTTGCGGGCACTCAACCAGGCCGCACGCGAACTTCTGCTGGCACAATCAAGCGACTGGGCTTTTATCATCACCAATCAGACGATGGTCGCCTATGCCGTGAAGCGATTCCGGGATCACATTCACCGCTTTACCAAACTGTATGAATTTTTAACGACCGATACGATTGAGGAAGAATGGCTAGCTGAAGTTGAAAGCCGGGACAATATTTTTCCGGAAATTGACTATCGGGTGTACCAGTAA